From Kwoniella shandongensis chromosome 2, complete sequence, the proteins below share one genomic window:
- a CDS encoding vacuolar-sorting protein SNF7: MSGWMSYFTGKKDTRESARDAIVGLRQNLLMLEKKEEFLQKKIDEEMKKAKANATTNKRLAMNALRQKKAHENELDRIAGQRLTLETQVNAIESANLNAETMAAMKKGADALKGIHSNLTAEGVDATMDKIREQMDLTNEISDAISNPVGMGIVLDEDDLKDELEALEQEQLDDRLAGADRVPDHIPTSPIGQRAPVHQQVEEDDEEAQLRQLQAELAE; the protein is encoded by the exons ATGTCAGGATGGATGTCCTATTTCACAGGGAAGAAAGATACGCGTGAATCCGCTCGAGATGCGATCGTGGGATTACGTCAAAacttgttgatgttggagaagaaggaggagtttttgcagaagaagattgatgaggagatgaagaaggcgaaagcgAATGCGACGACGAATAAGAGAT TGGCCATGAACGCACTTAGACAGAAGAAAGCGCACGAGAACGAATTGGATAGAATTGCAGGCCAAAGATTGACGTTGGAAACGCAG GTAAACGCGATCGAATCTGCAAACTTGAATGCGGAGACGATGGCTGCGATGAAGAAAGGTGCAGATGCCCTCAAGGGTATTCACAGCAACCT CACCGCCGAAGGCGTCGATGCTACTATGGACAAGATCAGGGAACAGATGGATCTCACAAACGAGATTTCGGACGCTATTTCAAACCCCGTGGGAATGGGTATTGTTCTGGACGAG GACGACCTCAAAGACGAGCTCGAAGCTCTCGAGCAAGAACAACTGGACGACAGACTCGCCGGAGCAGACCGTGTACCGGATCATATTCCCACATCACCAATCGGGCAGC GCGCTCCCGTACATCaacaagtggaggaagacgacgaggaagcgcAACTCCGACAACTCCAAGCGGAGCTCGCAGAGTAG